One window from the genome of Mucilaginibacter ginsenosidivorans encodes:
- a CDS encoding DMT family transporter — MVILVGANNILHLQFNIGLIYALVASLFYAVYIMITKGILQKITTVTFMFYNMLGASAFLLIICGYQHTELLHFPTATWLNLLGMGIVCQLAGWITINYAINHMEATRVSIALLSQTVIAGIWAAFFLHETLELKEIAGSIIVLAGIAVTFLKKKTQVIKV, encoded by the coding sequence ATGGTTATATTGGTAGGCGCCAATAATATCCTGCACCTGCAGTTTAACATCGGGCTTATCTATGCGCTTGTGGCCAGCTTGTTCTACGCCGTTTATATCATGATCACCAAAGGTATTCTCCAAAAGATCACGACGGTCACTTTCATGTTTTACAACATGCTCGGCGCAAGTGCCTTCCTGCTCATCATTTGCGGTTACCAGCACACCGAATTGCTGCACTTTCCAACTGCAACCTGGCTCAACCTGCTTGGGATGGGTATAGTTTGCCAGCTGGCAGGCTGGATAACCATCAACTACGCGATCAATCACATGGAAGCCACCCGGGTTTCGATCGCCCTGTTAAGCCAAACGGTCATCGCGGGTATATGGGCGGCATTCTTTCTTCACGAAACACTGGAACTAAAAGAAATTGCCGGAAGCATTATTGTGCTTGCCGGCATTGCTGTAACCTTCCTGAAAAAGAAAACGCAGGTAATAAAGGTTTAA
- a CDS encoding EamA family transporter, with translation MNPKVSLVIGIVCISFSPIFVKLAEAAPLASGFYRIFIAWLFLAPYCIAGKKLKIGYKDLAVALLGGVVFGADIAVWNISLMKISATISTLIANLAPVWVGLLSFLVLRKKSGALFWTGTWVAIGVWLYW, from the coding sequence ATGAATCCGAAAGTAAGCCTCGTTATTGGCATCGTCTGCATCTCGTTCTCGCCAATATTTGTGAAGCTTGCCGAAGCGGCTCCGCTTGCATCAGGTTTTTACCGGATATTCATTGCATGGTTGTTCCTGGCGCCGTATTGCATCGCCGGGAAAAAGCTGAAGATCGGCTATAAGGATCTGGCCGTAGCACTACTTGGAGGCGTGGTTTTCGGTGCCGATATCGCCGTCTGGAACATTTCACTGATGAAGATAAGCGCTACCATTTCAACGCTCATCGCCAACCTGGCCCCGGTTTGGGTGGGATTGCTGAGTTTCCTGGTCCTGCGGAAAAAGTCTGGTGCCCTGTTCTGGACAGGTACGTGGGTGGCCATTGGGGTATGGTTATATTGGTAG